Proteins encoded in a region of the Apilactobacillus apisilvae genome:
- a CDS encoding ArsR/SmtB family transcription factor: protein MNNDYIDEASLIFKLLSNPNRLKMLVNLENKSMNVNELSNQLNMEQSAVSHQLSVLKKHQLVDANRNGKSIYYQLNDPHILDIVNEAVQHSSHVMGGKHHGE, encoded by the coding sequence GTGAATAATGATTATATTGACGAGGCCAGCCTTATTTTTAAATTATTAAGTAATCCTAATCGATTAAAAATGTTAGTTAATTTAGAAAATAAATCAATGAATGTGAATGAATTAAGTAATCAATTGAATATGGAACAATCAGCGGTTTCTCATCAATTGTCTGTATTAAAAAAGCATCAACTAGTTGATGCCAATAGAAATGGTAAATCAATTTATTATCAATTAAATGATCCACATATTTTAGATATTGTTAATGAAGCAGTTCAACATTCTAGTCACGTTATGGGGGGGAAACATCATGGAGAATGA
- a CDS encoding MBL fold metallo-hydrolase encodes MKNDADSMKISVLSSGSGGNVTYIETNQHKVLLDAGLSGIRIKKLMNSINRDLADVDMLLVSHEHTDHSKGVGILARKYPQINVYANQETWDAMASTIGKVSSSQKNIFPPNMTISFGDLDIESFAVSHDAARAQFYNFHHNNSSFVVITDVGYVSDKILGVIKDANAYVFECNHDLEMLRSGEYPWSLKQRIMGDEGHLSNESGANALMNCIGNDTQHIFIGHRSHHNNVKELAHLTVSSMLEENDFGVGNDFDLLDTDVEKASPIYNL; translated from the coding sequence ATGAAAAATGATGCTGATTCTATGAAAATTAGTGTCCTATCCAGTGGAAGTGGTGGAAATGTTACCTATATTGAAACTAATCAGCATAAAGTTTTATTGGATGCTGGTTTAAGTGGCATTCGAATCAAAAAGTTAATGAATTCTATTAACCGCGATTTAGCTGATGTTGATATGCTATTGGTTAGTCATGAACACACCGATCATAGTAAGGGTGTTGGAATCTTGGCTAGAAAATATCCCCAAATAAATGTTTATGCTAATCAAGAAACGTGGGATGCGATGGCTTCAACAATTGGAAAAGTTTCCAGCTCACAAAAAAATATTTTTCCACCTAATATGACAATTTCATTTGGCGACTTAGATATTGAAAGCTTCGCCGTTTCACACGATGCTGCTAGAGCTCAATTCTATAATTTTCATCATAATAATAGTAGTTTTGTTGTAATTACTGATGTCGGATATGTATCTGATAAAATCTTAGGTGTAATTAAAGATGCTAATGCTTATGTTTTTGAATGTAACCATGACTTAGAAATGCTTAGAAGTGGTGAATACCCATGGTCATTAAAACAAAGAATTATGGGGGATGAAGGGCATTTATCTAATGAGTCTGGTGCCAATGCTTTGATGAATTGTATTGGTAATGATACTCAGCATATTTTTATTGGACATCGTAGCCATCATAATAATGTGAAGGAATTAGCTCATTTAACAGTAAGTTCAATGTTAGAAGAAAATGATTTTGGTGTTGGAAACGATTTTGATTTATTGGATACTGACGTCGAGAAAGCATCACCAATTTATAATTTATAA
- a CDS encoding universal stress protein, whose amino-acid sequence MDIDFKNILVAVDDSDDAILAFKYAIARAKQEDAKLTIVSVLEDEDINIYQALSGKYVHGKYEDLEKHINKYKETAESAGVKNVEVIASQGEAGETIVKDVIPKVNPDLLIVGSESKKGLSRHFGSQAAYMAKYSPVSVMVIR is encoded by the coding sequence ATGGATATCGATTTCAAAAATATTCTTGTTGCTGTAGATGACTCAGACGATGCAATTTTAGCCTTTAAGTATGCGATTGCGCGTGCTAAGCAAGAAGATGCTAAATTAACAATCGTTTCAGTCCTTGAAGATGAGGATATTAATATTTACCAAGCTTTATCTGGTAAATATGTTCACGGTAAATATGAAGATTTAGAAAAGCATATTAATAAATATAAAGAAACCGCTGAATCTGCTGGCGTAAAAAACGTTGAAGTTATCGCATCACAAGGTGAAGCAGGAGAAACAATTGTTAAAGATGTTATCCCTAAGGTAAATCCAGATCTATTAATTGTTGGATCAGAATCCAAAAAGGGATTATCTAGACATTTTGGTAGTCAAGCTGCATATATGGCTAAATACTCACCAGTATCAGTTATGGTTATCAGATAA
- the ade gene encoding adenine deaminase: MQTIDLVINNGKVLNVFSKKFEKENLFINQGKIIDEPKNNYKAIKSIDAKGQYLVPGFIDSHVHIESSLVTPSELGKVIVPMGVTSVVTDPHEIANVEGTNGIKYMIKDAEQSPLDVFVMLPSSVPATSFEHNGATLDAKSLRPLYKETSVIGLAEVMDYPAVHNRDKDMMTKINDAINNGYQVDGHGAGLSAEQLREYKEVGISTDHESTNINEMYDRLDVGMNIFLREGTVERDLQNTIQAVNKDNIDKFSFCTDDKFINTIVKEGSINFNIKLAIKYGISPEDAYVMASLNAAKAHKIKDLGALSPGYKADLVMVSNPAKVDVKQVIKNGQVMNEDNFKSTPIIFTKNTVHQSLKLEDLNLPLEEHKKCHVIGIQPNHIETDHLMLDVPVNNGNFKADLDNDVLKMVDVERHHNLGTFGIGLVHGFNIKHGAVATTVAHDSHNIVAVGTSDKAIYNAIQAITKVGGGIAVVDDNKELAVMPLPVAGLMSDKSWQAASEDLNSITDAFKQISDDIDFNPFITLSFLTLPVIPTIKLTDQGLYDFNQQQFIDVQSK, translated from the coding sequence ATGCAAACAATCGATTTAGTAATTAATAATGGTAAAGTGTTAAATGTTTTTAGCAAAAAATTTGAAAAAGAAAATTTATTTATAAATCAAGGTAAAATTATTGATGAACCTAAAAATAATTACAAAGCTATCAAAAGTATTGATGCTAAAGGTCAATATTTAGTCCCTGGTTTCATCGATTCACATGTCCATATCGAAAGTTCATTAGTAACCCCTTCTGAATTAGGAAAGGTTATTGTCCCAATGGGGGTGACTTCTGTAGTGACTGATCCGCATGAAATAGCTAACGTTGAGGGAACTAATGGAATTAAATATATGATAAAAGATGCTGAACAATCACCATTAGATGTATTTGTTATGTTGCCATCAAGTGTTCCAGCAACTTCATTTGAACATAATGGTGCTACTTTAGATGCAAAATCATTACGTCCACTTTACAAAGAAACTTCGGTTATCGGTTTAGCTGAAGTCATGGATTACCCAGCTGTCCATAATCGTGATAAAGATATGATGACTAAAATAAATGATGCCATCAATAACGGATACCAAGTTGATGGTCATGGTGCTGGTTTATCAGCTGAGCAACTACGTGAATACAAAGAAGTCGGTATTTCAACTGATCATGAATCAACAAATATAAATGAAATGTATGACCGATTAGATGTTGGAATGAATATATTTTTGCGTGAAGGAACCGTTGAACGTGATTTACAAAATACCATTCAAGCAGTTAATAAAGATAATATTGATAAGTTCTCTTTTTGTACTGACGATAAATTTATTAATACAATCGTCAAAGAAGGTAGCATTAATTTTAATATTAAATTAGCAATCAAATATGGAATTTCACCTGAAGATGCTTATGTTATGGCCAGTTTAAATGCAGCTAAAGCTCATAAAATTAAAGACCTAGGAGCACTTAGCCCTGGATATAAGGCCGACCTTGTAATGGTATCTAATCCAGCAAAAGTTGATGTAAAGCAAGTAATTAAAAATGGACAAGTTATGAATGAAGATAATTTTAAATCTACGCCAATTATTTTTACTAAAAACACCGTACATCAAAGTTTAAAATTAGAAGATTTAAATTTACCACTAGAGGAACATAAAAAGTGTCATGTTATTGGTATTCAACCTAATCACATTGAAACAGATCATTTAATGTTAGATGTGCCTGTTAATAATGGTAATTTCAAAGCTGACTTAGATAATGATGTTCTAAAAATGGTTGATGTTGAACGCCACCATAATTTAGGAACTTTTGGCATTGGTCTAGTCCATGGTTTTAATATAAAACATGGTGCTGTCGCAACAACCGTTGCTCATGATTCACATAATATTGTAGCAGTGGGGACGTCCGACAAAGCTATTTATAATGCAATTCAAGCAATCACCAAAGTGGGCGGTGGAATTGCCGTTGTGGATGATAATAAAGAATTAGCAGTTATGCCACTTCCAGTTGCTGGCTTAATGTCTGATAAGTCTTGGCAAGCAGCTAGTGAAGATTTGAATAGTATTACTGATGCTTTTAAACAAATTAGTGATGACATTGATTTTAATCCTTTTATTACTTTATCGTTCTTAACCTTACCAGTAATTCCAACCATTAAATTAACAGATCAAGGCTTATATGACTTTAATCAACAACAATTTATTGATGTTCAATCTAAATAA
- a CDS encoding DUF975 family protein: protein MNRQQLKGESHQILSQHFGFFFMLFIPYFILRWIASFTSSRSVILEPNYNYPFSYDYHALTASYIFIFIAVLFTLSAFFNLLDVWRNQSDFENGFGKSFNILNSQRVFWGSIGIMIVTFILVFLWSCLLFIPGIIKSFSYSQAIYIYRDAAKNGKPIGIMDAITKSRKLMDGYKVDYFVLQLSFIGWWLLSFITLGLAAIYVTPYYYLTMSNYYIKLLNK from the coding sequence GTGAATCGTCAACAATTAAAGGGAGAATCACATCAAATCCTAAGTCAACATTTTGGATTCTTCTTTATGCTATTTATTCCATATTTTATTTTAAGATGGATTGCATCATTTACCAGTAGTAGAAGTGTTATTTTAGAACCAAATTATAATTACCCATTTAGTTATGATTATCACGCACTAACTGCATCGTATATTTTTATTTTTATTGCAGTATTATTTACTTTAAGTGCATTCTTTAATCTACTAGATGTATGGCGTAATCAAAGTGATTTTGAAAATGGCTTTGGTAAATCATTTAATATATTGAACAGTCAAAGAGTATTTTGGGGTTCAATTGGAATTATGATTGTAACATTTATCTTAGTATTTCTTTGGTCATGTTTATTATTTATTCCTGGCATCATTAAATCATTTTCATATTCTCAAGCAATTTATATTTATCGTGATGCTGCTAAGAATGGTAAGCCAATCGGGATTATGGATGCCATCACTAAGAGTCGTAAATTAATGGATGGTTATAAAGTTGATTACTTCGTTCTACAACTAAGTTTTATTGGTTGGTGGTTACTATCATTTATCACATTAGGACTTGCTGCTATCTATGTAACCCCTTACTACTATCTAACAATGTCCAATTATTATATAAAATTACTGAATAAGTAG
- a CDS encoding Nramp family divalent metal transporter, translated as MSENNSHDKKGFVKYANGPSLDEINGKISVPKNMSFWKTLFAYSGPGALVAVGYMDPGNWATSITGGQNFGYLLMSVILISSLIAMLLQYMAAKLGIVSQMDLAQAIRARTSKTLGIVLWIMTELAIMATDIAEVIGGAIALYLLFNIPLTVAVFLTVFDVLILLLLTKIGFRKIEAIVVCLIIVILLVFVYQVVLSNPDWVGAMKGLLPVPETISTGHEVAGMTPLSGALGIIGATVMPHNLYLHSAISQTRKINRKDEEDVARTIRFTTWDSNIQLTFAFFVNALLLIMGVAVFKSGAVQDTSFFGLFDALNNTKMLSNPILISVAKSGVLSTLFAVALLASGQNSTITGTLTGQVIMEGFINLKVPLWARRLITRLISVIPVLICVLMTSGESTLKQHAAINDLIENSQIFLAFALPFSMLPLLMMTNSKWEMGNRFKNTVWVKICGWVSVLTLTFLNLYNMKDSIAGFYGDNPTAAQESQAGILAWIINILIVLLLIWTLTELHRGNKRFINSRS; from the coding sequence GTGAGTGAAAATAATTCACACGACAAGAAGGGGTTTGTAAAGTACGCAAATGGTCCTTCTTTAGATGAAATAAACGGAAAAATTTCCGTTCCTAAGAATATGAGTTTTTGGAAAACTTTATTCGCATATTCTGGACCAGGAGCTTTAGTAGCTGTTGGCTACATGGATCCAGGTAACTGGGCGACTTCAATTACCGGAGGTCAAAACTTTGGTTATCTATTAATGTCTGTTATCTTAATTTCAAGTTTGATTGCGATGTTATTACAATACATGGCAGCTAAACTTGGAATCGTGAGTCAGATGGATTTGGCACAAGCAATCCGTGCCAGAACTAGTAAAACATTAGGTATTGTTTTATGGATTATGACAGAATTAGCTATTATGGCCACTGATATCGCCGAAGTTATTGGTGGAGCGATTGCGTTATATTTATTATTTAATATTCCGCTAACTGTTGCTGTTTTCTTAACCGTTTTTGATGTATTGATTTTGCTATTATTAACAAAAATTGGTTTTAGAAAAATCGAAGCAATTGTTGTATGCTTGATTATTGTTATTTTATTAGTTTTCGTATATCAAGTTGTATTATCTAATCCTGATTGGGTCGGTGCAATGAAGGGCTTACTCCCAGTTCCCGAGACTATTTCAACTGGTCATGAAGTTGCTGGTATGACACCATTATCTGGTGCTTTAGGTATTATTGGTGCAACAGTTATGCCACATAACTTATACTTACATTCAGCTATTTCACAAACTCGTAAGATTAATCGTAAAGATGAAGAAGATGTTGCAAGAACGATTCGTTTTACAACATGGGATTCCAATATTCAATTAACCTTTGCATTCTTTGTTAATGCTTTACTACTAATTATGGGGGTTGCGGTATTTAAATCAGGTGCCGTTCAAGATACTTCATTCTTTGGATTATTTGATGCTTTGAATAATACTAAGATGTTATCCAACCCTATTTTAATTAGTGTTGCTAAATCTGGTGTTTTATCAACATTATTCGCTGTTGCTTTACTTGCTTCTGGTCAAAATTCCACCATTACTGGTACTTTAACTGGACAAGTTATTATGGAAGGCTTTATTAACCTAAAGGTTCCACTATGGGCACGTCGTTTAATTACTCGTCTAATTTCAGTTATTCCTGTATTGATTTGTGTACTTATGACTTCTGGCGAATCTACTTTGAAACAACATGCTGCTATTAATGATTTAATCGAAAACTCACAAATTTTCTTAGCGTTTGCTTTACCATTCTCAATGCTTCCATTATTAATGATGACTAACAGTAAATGGGAAATGGGTAATCGTTTTAAAAATACTGTTTGGGTTAAAATTTGTGGCTGGGTTTCAGTCTTAACATTAACTTTCTTGAACTTATATAATATGAAGGATTCAATTGCTGGTTTTTACGGCGATAATCCTACTGCTGCACAAGAAAGTCAAGCTGGAATTCTTGCTTGGATTATTAATATTTTAATAGTTCTATTATTAATCTGGACGCTTACTGAACTACATCGTGGCAACAAGCGTTTTATTAATTCTCGTTCATAA
- a CDS encoding sulfite exporter TauE/SafE family protein: MLFIPVGIVAGILSTVTGLASLASYPALLYFTGGALNPISANITNTSALLFNVVSSGLSSKQELKGHGKELMKVMTIIFFGGIVGVILLTYLPSQDFEYAVPVFIAAAGIGILLPEKKHNQETDVQEPKVHSKKMLSDILLIAGYFVIGIYGSYFGAAAGVILLAVLSRTSKEPFPVYNAIRNVAMGSANVIGTILYSFKYGQHGDTHIYWELAIPLGIGFLIGGYVGPKLVRVLPTKLIKIVTGILALALAYSQFVSAYDIHLFYFF, from the coding sequence TTGTTGTTCATTCCAGTCGGAATAGTTGCTGGAATTTTAAGTACAGTTACTGGTTTGGCATCATTAGCATCTTATCCAGCACTATTATATTTTACGGGTGGGGCTTTAAATCCTATTTCAGCAAATATAACTAACACATCAGCATTACTTTTTAATGTTGTTAGTTCAGGCCTATCATCTAAACAAGAACTAAAAGGCCATGGAAAAGAACTTATGAAGGTTATGACCATTATTTTCTTTGGTGGAATTGTAGGAGTTATCTTACTAACTTATTTACCTTCACAAGATTTTGAATATGCGGTTCCAGTATTTATTGCTGCTGCTGGAATTGGTATTTTATTACCTGAAAAGAAACATAATCAAGAAACTGATGTTCAAGAACCTAAAGTTCATTCTAAAAAAATGTTAAGTGATATTTTATTAATTGCAGGTTACTTTGTAATTGGTATTTACGGAAGTTATTTTGGTGCTGCTGCCGGAGTTATTTTATTAGCGGTATTATCAAGAACTAGTAAAGAGCCTTTCCCTGTTTATAATGCAATTCGTAATGTTGCAATGGGTTCCGCTAATGTAATTGGTACAATCTTGTACTCATTTAAATATGGACAACATGGTGATACCCATATTTACTGGGAGCTTGCAATTCCATTAGGGATTGGTTTTCTAATTGGTGGATATGTTGGACCTAAATTAGTACGTGTCCTACCCACTAAACTAATTAAGATTGTGACCGGTATTTTAGCCTTAGCTTTGGCTTATTCACAATTTGTTTCAGCTTATGATATTCATTTATTCTATTTCTTTTAA
- a CDS encoding cation transporter, translating to MENDLVNKSIKIEYLSTAWMAIEFVIALYSGIMAKSILLIAFGLDSFLEIIAGSMLIWRLKKQINGASNESIEKAERITSILVGIILILLSIYVTITSLMNLFGHGVADDSFSGIIIAILSLIIMPFFIIKKRQYGKALNSKALIEDSYCNVTCAYIAGTVLVGVVLNALFGLWWADSVAALILVYFIFSEGLEGVRGD from the coding sequence ATGGAGAATGATTTAGTAAATAAAAGTATTAAAATTGAATATTTATCCACTGCTTGGATGGCAATTGAATTTGTAATTGCTTTATATTCAGGTATTATGGCTAAATCTATCTTACTAATTGCTTTTGGTTTAGATAGTTTTTTAGAAATTATTGCTGGATCAATGTTAATTTGGCGACTAAAAAAACAAATTAATGGTGCATCTAATGAATCAATTGAAAAGGCTGAAAGAATTACTTCTATTTTGGTAGGCATAATTTTAATCTTATTATCAATCTATGTAACGATTACTTCATTAATGAATTTATTTGGCCATGGTGTGGCTGATGATTCATTTTCAGGTATTATAATCGCAATTTTATCTTTGATAATAATGCCATTCTTTATTATTAAAAAGCGTCAATACGGTAAAGCATTGAATTCAAAAGCACTAATTGAAGATAGTTATTGTAATGTTACTTGTGCTTATATTGCTGGAACTGTCCTAGTAGGTGTTGTTTTGAATGCTTTATTTGGTCTATGGTGGGCAGATTCGGTCGCTGCGCTGATATTAGTTTACTTTATTTTTAGTGAAGGGCTAGAAGGTGTTAGAGGTGATTAA
- a CDS encoding two-component system regulatory protein YycI: MDFKKIQLIFLVIFVMIDIFLFSMFHQNASLQSENINQGNDSDIVKQMQNDQINIKPNLSENKLTGYYLSATLNNSLEKDAKNLDNQKTSYSNNILRSNFKRQIYISDNIDDTVDKLNQLIKQSSFVSHGNDYEYSKSLSNSNAIVYLQKAEDRHVYSSTRGKIQFDISDDHLLTGYTQSYLDDIKILREKSDVISKTRSLVWLYQYNEIPNNSKINWIHLYYTRLLSIKDNQVLIPTWVISFNTDNSSNETIKRINAYTGAILDGSGSTKSASESVN, translated from the coding sequence ATGGATTTTAAAAAGATTCAGCTAATATTTTTGGTTATTTTTGTAATGATTGATATTTTTTTGTTTTCAATGTTTCATCAAAATGCTTCACTACAAAGTGAAAATATTAATCAGGGTAATGATAGTGATATTGTTAAACAGATGCAGAATGATCAAATTAATATCAAACCCAATTTATCAGAAAATAAATTAACTGGGTATTATTTATCCGCCACTTTAAACAATAGTTTAGAAAAAGATGCTAAGAACTTAGATAATCAAAAAACATCTTATAGTAATAATATTTTAAGAAGTAACTTTAAACGTCAAATTTATATATCTGACAATATTGATGATACGGTTGATAAATTAAATCAATTAATTAAGCAATCTAGCTTCGTTTCTCATGGAAATGATTATGAATATAGTAAGAGTTTGTCCAATAGTAATGCAATTGTTTATCTGCAAAAAGCTGAGGATAGGCATGTTTATTCAAGTACTCGTGGAAAAATTCAATTTGATATTAGTGACGATCATTTACTAACTGGTTATACTCAAAGTTACTTGGATGATATTAAGATTCTTCGTGAAAAATCCGATGTTATTTCTAAAACAAGATCATTAGTTTGGTTGTATCAGTATAATGAAATTCCTAATAATTCTAAAATTAATTGGATTCATTTGTATTACACTAGGTTATTATCAATTAAGGACAACCAGGTGTTAATTCCAACTTGGGTGATTTCTTTTAATACTGACAATTCTTCAAATGAAACCATTAAAAGAATTAATGCTTATACTGGAGCGATTTTGGACGGTAGTGGTAGTACCAAATCTGCTAGTGAGAGTGTTAATTGA
- a CDS encoding S1C family serine protease codes for MQNNNHLIPKVVIAALVAGLLGGGITYGGISMFQNSGMDTSVPTGSNDGGTTGTSNIKVNVQNQSEKAYKAVKDSVVSVINLKHAQTNENPFASMFGDSDNNSSKNSGELEANSEGSGVIYKKSGDAAYIVTNNHVVAGASALQILLSNGKQLEAKLVGRDSVTDLAVLKINGSQIKDIASFGNSDNINVGETSLAIGSPLGSAYASSLTQGIISAKKREVQLTGSNGQQTGNTASVIQTDTAINPGNSGGPLINLAGQVIGINSMKLSSDGQGTSVEGIGFAIPSNEVTKIINELVKNGKIERPALGIRYINLSNISVSQQKSVLKLPSSVENGVVVFDVTKNGPAANSGLKKYDVITELAGKKITSQDQIRSILYDQKVGSSIQVQYYREGHLNTGNIKLSENTSQLKVNQ; via the coding sequence ATGCAAAATAATAATCACTTGATTCCCAAAGTAGTGATTGCAGCATTAGTTGCAGGATTACTTGGTGGTGGAATTACTTATGGTGGAATTTCAATGTTCCAAAATTCAGGGATGGATACGTCTGTACCTACAGGTTCTAATGATGGAGGGACTACTGGTACATCTAACATCAAAGTGAATGTTCAAAATCAATCTGAAAAGGCATATAAAGCCGTTAAGGATTCAGTTGTATCAGTTATTAATTTAAAACACGCACAAACTAATGAGAATCCATTTGCATCCATGTTTGGAGATAGTGACAATAATAGTAGTAAAAATTCTGGTGAACTAGAAGCTAATAGTGAAGGTTCAGGAGTTATTTATAAAAAGAGCGGTGATGCCGCTTATATTGTTACTAATAATCACGTTGTTGCCGGTGCTTCAGCATTACAAATTCTATTAAGTAACGGTAAACAATTAGAAGCCAAACTTGTTGGTCGTGACTCAGTTACTGACTTAGCGGTACTGAAAATTAATGGTAGCCAAATTAAAGACATTGCTAGTTTTGGTAATTCAGATAATATCAATGTTGGTGAAACTTCATTAGCTATTGGTTCTCCGCTAGGATCAGCTTATGCTTCTTCATTAACTCAAGGTATTATTTCTGCCAAGAAACGTGAAGTGCAATTAACCGGTTCTAATGGTCAACAAACAGGTAATACGGCTTCAGTTATTCAAACTGATACTGCTATTAATCCTGGTAATTCTGGTGGACCACTAATTAACTTAGCTGGCCAAGTTATTGGGATTAACTCAATGAAATTATCATCAGATGGCCAAGGTACTAGTGTTGAAGGAATTGGTTTTGCAATTCCAAGTAATGAAGTTACTAAGATTATCAATGAATTAGTTAAGAATGGTAAGATTGAACGTCCTGCACTAGGAATTAGATATATTAATTTATCTAATATTTCTGTCAGTCAACAAAAATCTGTATTGAAACTACCATCATCAGTTGAAAATGGTGTTGTGGTCTTTGATGTTACCAAAAATGGTCCTGCTGCTAATTCGGGATTAAAGAAATACGATGTAATTACTGAATTAGCTGGTAAGAAGATTACTAGTCAGGATCAGATTAGAAGCATCCTTTATGACCAAAAGGTTGGTTCTAGTATTCAGGTTCAATATTATCGTGAAGGTCATTTAAATACAGGTAATATTAAGTTGAGTGAAAATACATCACAGTTGAAAGTGAATCAATAA
- a CDS encoding sulfite exporter TauE/SafE family protein, translated as MILLFIPVGIVAGILGTVTGLASLASYPALLYFAGLPAVSANVVNKAALMFNSIGSAVSSTQELRGHWKELFKTMLIIFFGGITGAILLTALPSSSFTHIVPVFIAAGGIMILIPSKQEANHEGANNFEPKKGQVNQHSWLKNILIVVLVYLIGAYSGYFGAASGILLLVLLTRTSSNEYTVSNAIRNVAMGAANIVATVYYAFMAHIVWILVLPLGIGFFIGGYIGPKIVRVLPVKYIRITTGVLALILAYTQFSSAYNVKIFGIF; from the coding sequence GTGATTTTATTATTTATTCCTGTTGGGATTGTTGCTGGAATTTTGGGAACTGTGACAGGCTTAGCATCACTCGCATCTTATCCGGCTTTATTATATTTTGCAGGATTACCTGCTGTATCAGCAAATGTTGTCAATAAGGCAGCGTTGATGTTTAATTCGATTGGATCAGCTGTTTCATCTACACAAGAATTACGTGGACATTGGAAAGAACTTTTTAAGACCATGTTAATTATATTTTTTGGTGGAATTACTGGAGCTATCTTATTAACCGCTTTACCATCATCTAGTTTTACACATATTGTTCCTGTTTTTATTGCTGCTGGAGGAATTATGATTTTAATTCCTTCTAAACAGGAGGCAAATCATGAAGGTGCTAATAACTTTGAACCAAAAAAAGGTCAGGTTAATCAACATTCATGGCTAAAAAATATTTTAATTGTCGTGTTAGTTTACTTGATTGGTGCTTACAGTGGTTATTTTGGTGCTGCTTCTGGAATTTTACTTTTGGTTTTGTTAACAAGAACTAGTTCTAATGAATATACAGTAAGTAATGCAATTAGAAATGTTGCAATGGGAGCTGCTAATATTGTTGCAACCGTTTATTATGCATTTATGGCACATATTGTTTGGATCTTGGTATTACCATTAGGAATTGGATTTTTTATCGGCGGTTACATAGGACCTAAGATTGTTAGAGTGTTACCGGTTAAATATATTAGAATTACGACTGGTGTGTTAGCTTTAATTCTTGCTTACACGCAATTTTCATCAGCATATAATGTTAAAATTTTTGGTATTTTTTAA